ggaaagaatggtctcttcaaaaaACAGTGTTTGGACAACTGGATATTCAAATGCAAAATCACACTATATAtgaatattaactcaaaatggagcaatgacctaaatataaaaactaaaaccaTGAAACTGTTAGAATATAACATAGGGGCAAACACATATAATcctggatttggcaatggatccttggtatgacaacaaaagcatgagcaacagaagaaaaaaaaatagataaaatgtacGCCATCAACATTAAAGTCTTTTTTCATCAAAGATATCATaaagaagcaaaaagacaacttacagaatgggagaaaatagttgcaaattatATTACTAATAAGAgcttaatatttagaatatataaagaatttttgcaACTCAGCAACATAAAGAACACCCTActtaaaaacagacaaaggaaggaagggcaagacagcagcatagagaggtgtgaaatttagtcagtcccctggagcaactaataaacaagcaggaacaactagtaaataatctggagcaactgctgggggacaactgtgactgtccacaaaTTGTATACCAACCTAGActgggtggaacggctgagatcgcagcataaaaactttaagtaaaaactgtggaaatatGCTAGAAGCCCCCTcacccacagcaggctgagctgcaagatcTTGTTgcgggagaaagcagcattcctagAGCGAGTGAACACAgcacaacctagctccaactgagcttttaattaacaaatgtgaactgctgaatacaagttaAAGACATAGACAAACCCCAAACAAGCAACAAAGTGCCCTGAGGTcattcccagtggagaggaggggggactgatggaaaataaataatttttaaaaaatacagaggctttcaGAGACAATTCACTTTACAGAGCCAGAAAATGCTTGTGCCCCGGGAAAGAGAGCACAGAAGACCGGGTGCTCCCTCTGACCAGTGGGTGAAACCAGGGGTccatggactgactctgaaaaggggctttcttgccctttttctctctctcaacctgagtggctcagtggagaaaggctcagccattttcagttcacaatgCTCTGaaccagacaggggtggagttaacagagtcacagagacaaaggagcaatttaaatgcagaagataactccctagggggtgtatcttccctaagaggaaggaggtgggtccCAGCTCTAGTGCTTGCCttcccctcagaactcagaccccaggggcaggggaaaaatagtcaaaacagaaacaacctaagctgagaactaaagagaccacacctctttacaccatgCAGTTGCAACAGGCTGAAAGGCAcgacctgctgggcaggttaggaagagcacagtggctagaggcctgaTAGGGAAGTCTGTCAATCTGctaagacacaacctcagggaaacttgatactgaatatagccccattctgagacctaaaACTGTACTAAtccgggaaaatctgattggggtaaccaaggaaaccagatgcctaaacaacagaaaactacaaattacactaggaaaaacaaagatatggcccagttaaaggaacaaacttacacctcaattgagatacagctgagatactgtttcactttaatgaaaaaaatctattaaagattttcaaagaaatatataaatcaattgaaaaaccaagtcaacgagctcagggaagatatggcaaaagagattaaggatataaacaaaacactgggtgaacataaggtagaaatcaaaagtttgaaaaaacaactagcaaagaatctacggaaatgaaaggcacgacacaagagatgaaaaacacaatggaatcatacaacagaaaatctcaagagacagaagaaaacattcaggaactggagaacaagacagttgaaaccctacacacaaaagaacagacagggaaaagaagggaaaaatatgagcaacgtctcagggaattgagttacaacatgaagtgcatgaatgtacatgtcatgagtgtcccagaaagagaagagaagagaagggaaaaggggcagaagtaataatagaggaaataatcaatgaaaatttcccgtctcttaggaaagacataaaattacagatccaagaagcgcagcataccccaaacagaacagatgtgaacaggtctacaccaagacacttaatactcagattatcaaacgtcaaagacaaagagagaatcctgaaagcagcaagagaaaagcgatccatcacacacaaaggaagcttgataagactatgtgcagatttctcagcagaaaccacgaaggcaagaaggaagtggggtgatatatttaagatactggaaaagaaaaaccaccaatcaagaatcctatatctggcaaaactgtacttcaaatatgaaggagagtttaaaatattctctgacaaacagacaatgagagagtttgtgaacaagatacctgctctaatgtaaatactaaagggagcactacagacagataggaaaagacaggagtgagaagtatggatcacaattttgggtgatggtagcacaacaatgtaagcacactgaacaaagatggctgtgagtatggttgaaagagaaaggttacgagcatatgggacaccagaagaaaagaggaaagataaagactgagattgtatatctcagtgaaacctaaagtgctcaacaattgtgataaaatgtacaaatatgtttttttcatgaaggggaacaaatgaatgtcaaccttccaagatgttaaaaatggggtgggtttggggaaaaaatacaatcaatgcaaactagagactacagctaacagaaacactgtattatgcttcctttagcataacaaaggcaatataccaaagctaaatgcctataagtgggggacataagggaagggtatgggactcttggcattggtgatgttgtctgactcttttattgtactttagtttaattctatcattccttttgttgctttttcgctgtcatttttttttcctttctttttcttttgtctctctatcttctttgactcttcctccttctttgtagaagaaatggagatgtccttatatagatactggtgatgttggtgaatacataaatgcatgATTATACCGGggaccatcgattgtttacttaggatggaatgtatgttgtgtgaacaaaattgtccttaaaaaaaaacaagttgatgaagaaaccttgagggcactacattgagtgaaataagtcagacacaaaaggacaaatattgtatggtcccactgatatgaactaattataatatgtaaactcatagacatgaaatataggttaccaggatatagaacaaggctatagaatggggagctgttgcttattatgagcagaatgttcaactagggtgaatttaagtgtttggaaatggacagaggtgacagtagcacattactgtgagaataactaacagtgctgaatctgaatggtgtgtgaacatggtggaaaggggaagcttaaagtcatgtatgtcaccagaaggcaagttggaggttaaaagacgggaatgtataaaacagtgaatcttgtggtggacaacgtccatgattaactgtacaaatattagaaatctccttcatgaactagaacaaatgtatgacaatataactagaagttaataatagaggggtatatagggaaaaaatatacctattgcacgCTATGTAATaccattagtagtattttaacattcttatattaacagtaacaaatgtactataccaatactataagtcaataatggaggggggtggttaggggtatgggaggatttgcgttttcttttttgtttttatttctcttctggagtaattaaaatgttctaaaaattgaaaaaaaattgtggtgatggatgcacagctgtgtgatggtatcaTGGCAACTGAtggtgcactttggatgactgtatagtatgtgaacaatctcaataaaattgaatttttaaaaaatgggcaaaggattttgGCAGATGTTTtctaaagaggatatacaaatggctaataagtgCACTAAATGATGCTTAACATGAtgagccattaggaaaatgcaaattaaaaccatgagctactacttcacacccagaaggatgattattatttatttaaaaaaataataacaagcatttggagaggatgcagagaaattggaacactcatgcattgtttttgggaatgtaaaatggtacagccactgtagaaagcagtactacagttcctcaaaatctTAAATACAGAATAAACATTATGACTTGGCAGTtcaactcctaggtatatatccaaagaaactgaaaatgaagattcaaacaggtatttgcacatcaatgtgcacagcagcattattcacagtagccaagaggtggaaacaaaacatatatccatcaacagatgaatgaatgtggtatatacacaagtgGCATATTAATTAGccctaagaagaaatgaagtcctgaaatatgctgcaacatggatgaacctttgaAATATGATGGTGAGTGAAATGAGCAAGACACATGAGAACAAACActgaatgatttcatttatttgaaatgtctaGAAATGGCAAATttgtaaagacagaaagtagattagaggttattaGGCAATGGGGGAGGCTGGAAAGAGGAATTGTTACATGATGCGTATGGAGTGTTTATAAATTTTTGATActtttaaatgaaatgtaaacacacatacacacagaaagatCTCTGTTTCAAACTTAGCACTGCCACAAGTTATTGTGACTTTGAGAAAATAACTTAATCTCATCCTTTGTTCCTTCTGCAAACTGAGATACCTGTCCCTGACAGTTGTAGAGATTAAATAAAGTAAATTAGAGATTTTAGCACTCTGATTACCGCTAATTAGCTATAAGTTGTACAattctcaatttctttgtttctctctagGTAGACAGAGAGATTGTAGGTGTAGGGTCTATACcatattcctttttatgtttaGAGTGGCTTGCGGCTAAAATCTTCTAGAGATGTATATTGGATGAAATGAATCAGCATGAGtcctaaaataagcaaataacttGTTTGTGGAGTTTAAACCTCACAGAGAGTGCCCCTTCTCTGAGCAGGGACATAACAGGACATGGGTGCTTTATTTTTCAAGAGACATAAATATGTGGTGGCTGTGTACTCCCAGATATCACCTTAGAAATTCAGCCAGAGGACTTTGGGTGAAAGCTAGTAGGATTGAAACTGCATTTAACTAATCTTTCCTTCTGAATTCCCACTAACATAACAACAGAGGCATTAAAAGGTCAAGAGGGAGATGTATTGTACATTAAACCAAAGAGAAAAGATGAACAGtataagaaagaatgggaaaaaatttcagAAAGCTGGAAAGCAGAGGAGTTATCAGGAATTGACTCAGTACTCCCCAGAAAGGTGAATTCTAAGCTACCAGTGGTGGATGTGAATATCCTGACCTACACAACAGCATCTCCCATACACTCAGCAATTTGGTGGCCTCAGACCACCTCTCAACAGGAGGGCTACTTGAAAGTTTCTTTAATAAGTAGTCAGAACCCCAGATTCTCTTACTACCTGTGCTTTGAGGTAACTGCTTCTCCCTCAACCCAGCAGAAGACTGGAAGTTTATTCTGTGGAGAATGTAAAATTGGAGATCTCTGAAACAGACAACACTTGGGTGTGGAGGTGCCAGAACAGAAATAGAAGAAGTAATTGGAAATTCACATGCTGAATGTTATCATATAATTCACATGCAAGTATAAAGTAAAGAAATTTTCAGACATACAAAGTGTGGTCAAGACAGGCTAGCTGTCCAACCAACTTGTTTTTATCTTCCGCCTAGCTGCAAAACTGGACTACATTTCCCAATATCCATTTCAGTTCAGCACagccatgtgactgagttctaATCAATGTACTATAAGCAAAAACTAAGTGTGTTCAGTTACACATCCCCCAAAACTACACTCGCACAATCTCTCCTGATGCCTCCTCTTCAGCCAGCCTGATGCAGAAGAGCATGAGTTGAAGGCAGAGCTACGAGTGGGAGAAAAGCAGGGTCTAAGTTCATTACTTTTAGGAAAGCTATCCATCATTcaaaaaaacatattttggaCTTTACATGAGCAAGATAGAAACTTTTTTTGTGTTTGGAttatgtatatttgtttttaaacaccTAAAGTTTTTGTATGTATTGAAAGGTGATATTAACAACTATAGAGAGTGTTGGGATTAATTCATATAAGTATATAAAAAACCCACCAAACAAAAAATCAAGATCATTATTTATTGTAGAGAAATCAAAAGACTTtgcaagaaatgaaaaagaatcatAGCAACTTATACTACTTTGATGCACAAGAAAATTGCACTCCCATAATCATGAAAACACTGAACACTAATCTaaccataaataaacaaataaataatgaacCAACCAACCACACTGGGAGAATGAAGAGAATAGGAAGTATGGTTTTGGTGGAGGGAGGTGAAAAAAGACTAAATTCCCATTTCCCAAACTGAATGTTAACTGGCAGGCCTCACAGTGAAGTAAATGCCTGTTATTTAGAGACGGGgagttaaaaacaataaaaaaatcagttcaTGGCACCATGGATGAAGGTAAGTAAAACTGGATCCTTTCCTTCTAGTCGTTTACAACCTGAATGTAATGGAGATAAACCGATTGTGCAAAAGTGCAatgatagcagcatagagagaaggtACGTCGGGCACCAGGAATGGGGGCAGGGAAGAGTCAGAATAGTTGTTCTAGCAGAAATGACAATGGGCTGAGTCTTGGAGAATGAGTAAGAGATATCTAAGTGGAGTATACAGGGAAGGCATTTCAGGCAGATGAAAGAGCAGGGAGCCAAGAAACCATCAGAGTGAGTGAGAGGAACTGTGAACTCTTGAGTATTAAAACAGAGTAAAATGCAAGGAGTAAAGACACAGGAGAAAGGCTGTGGCCAGGAGTTGGGGGGCAGTTCCTTAGGGTTTTCTGTGCTAGGCTGAGGGGTTTGTACCTGTTTGAGGGAGacactgaagggttttaagcaagaGAACATTTCATTTTGTATAGAAAATTCTATACAAAatgtgtgaaaaataaatttcagaaaagaTGGATGAAGCAGGCAGAATTCTAAAACATGACCCCCATGATTCTCTCCCTTGTGTATGGGGAGAACAAGTGAATTTGAGGAAACATCCCTTCCATTGCTTTGTTGTGTTATATGGTAACAGTTGACCTTATAAGAAGATGATCTGGCTGGGCCTTTAAAAGCAGGGAGTTTTCTCAGGCTGACGACATTAGGGGAAGGCAGAAAGATTCAGAGCAGATGAAGGATTCCATGTGCCCATACtggatttgaagatggaagagGCTGTATGATGAGTAAGCAGGCAACttgcagaagctgagagtagcccCTGCCACAGCCAGCAAGGAAGGTGTGTCTCAGTCCCAGAACTGCAAGAACTTGTTCTGACAACAACGTGAATAGTTCTAGAAAgggattcttccccagagcctccagaaggaaataCAGTCCTGCCAACACCTGATTTCAGCCTGAGTAGAGAACACAACCATACAGTACCAGACTTCTGATTTACAGACCTATCaataataaatgggtgttgttttaagtcgCTGTTTGTAGCAGTTTGTTAcatggcaataaaaaaaaatacaagagtcATGATAGGACCCCAGGTTAAGATTTTGGGTTTTCCAGGCCTGAGGTAAGGAAGCTGTATCAAAAACAGTACAAGGAAGAGGAAGGGCCAGAAGATTTTTAAGGAGATAGAGCCTTGCAAAATGTGAACACCAGATGCTGATGGTGACTGGGAAGGAGGAGCCCAGATGACAATCTGTTTCTGGATCAACTAACTGAGTAAAGTTTGGCACCCTTAACTTAGAAAAGGATGGCAAGATTGGAAACAGTTCTGGGACCACAAAGAAATGCTGAATTCAATTTTGGACAATTTATGTGGGGCTGTCTAGCAAACGGAATTGTGAACTTAGGCAAGAGTCCATGCTATATGGGGATAAATAATAAAAGATGATAGCAAATAAAGGATAAGTTATTGAAGAAGGAAACCTAAAACTTATTTAGTGCTTAATACATGCCAAGTAGTGTTCTAACTGGTCTAGAGGTTACAGGCATTTCACTTCAAAACAACTGTAGTCAGTAGGAACTATTATTAAGCCCGTAACGTAGATGAGGTGAAGAGGCttggagagattaaataacttgaccCAAATCACACATGTAGTAGTTGAAGGAGTTTGTATTCAAGCACCttcagtctggctccagagcccattcCATTAATATTTCTCTATTATGCTTCTCTTTGGATATGAAAGACACCAGAAGATGGATAATATTAAAGCTATGATATAATGCCAATCTCAGAGAATTATAGAAAAGTTTTACAAATGGCAAATGACTCTCAGAATTGAACATGGGTTCTAGAACATGAAGGAGGCTATTCCCTCCCTGTACAGAGGAATCAAAATTCCTAATTGAACTGCTACTTGGAGAAGAACGAGTCCCAAAGGAACCACTGCTCATTTGTTGACAAAGATGTACACACAGGCTCAGTAATTTCTTCCCTTGAGTGCTTGGTCAAACTTTGTATAAACTCCTAGATGAAAGGCTCATTTTCCAAGCCTCCAATCAAGTTGCTGAGATCCACAGAGAATAAGATAAATTCACAACATCAGCCAGTTCATGTTTGGAGACATAAAGCTGACGCATTTGCCTTGCACCAAAGAATACATTCTAGGCAAAGCCATAGAATCACAGTCTTTTCCTCTAAAAACTATTCCAGCTTCTCAGACTGAGACTTGTGCTATTTCATTATCTTCCATTATCAGAACCTTTGTCTCTTTCTGGACAGTGAAGGAGAAAGTGCACTGAAGCTCCAACAGCAGTGAGGTTTCCAGGCAGAAAGAGGGCTAAAATCACCTCTGCTGACGTTTTCCATTCCACAGCTACAGGAGTAGAGAGGACTGGGGAGGTCCCCTACCCTTTCTGAACAATACATCTTGATTTTGAGGTGAGACTGCATGAAGGGGAGGTGCAGGAAGAATGTAGGACATTAGAGGAAAACCTCAGCACTTTCACCTTACCAGATATGGAGTACCGGAAAGGTAGGAGGAAGAAAATCGGCTGAGCAGTGTGTACAGAGAATTGCAGTGATTTCACTGTCTCAGAGCTTCAGGAATTTCCATAGGGAGTGGTCTCAAGAACCATCCCCACAccaactcccccaccccaccacccccgcTCATTAGCACCCTTGCCACAGGACTTGGCTATCCCATTCATTTCTTCAAGGTATTATTTCCTTATCTTTCAAatgtggacatgaattttggtgCTCACACTAGATACATATCCTTGATTGCATATGCCAGTAGAGGTGAGGGAAttaaaaaacaaggaaggaaaattCAAATGAGAGAAGAAAGGTAAAAGGGGGAGTCATTGTTGCTGTGGCTCTGCTTCCAAAATGCTGCCCCAGGCCCCAACAGTCCTCACTTTAGAAACAAAGGATCCCAAGGCCCTTCCTAAAGTGGCATTCTTCTCTCATTTCCTCACAGATCACACCCCTGAAGACAATAGCAATGGAAAATGACTCTTTAGTAACTGAATTCATCCTGGTGGGATTTACAGACCAACCTGACCTCCAGCtatccctcttcttcctcttcttaatGAACTATGTGGTCACTGTGATGGGGAATTTGAGCTTAATCAATCTCATTTGCCTGAATTCTCACCTTCACAATCCCATGTACTTTTTCATCTTCAACTTGTCTTTCATTGATCTCTGCCACTCCTTTGTCCTTACCCCTAAAATACTGACGAGCTTTGTGTCAGAAAAGAACATCATCTCCTTTGCAGGATGCATGGCtcagctatttttcttttgtttctttgtccatTCCGAGTGCTATGTGCTGACAGTCATGGCCTATGATCGCTACATGGCCATCTGTAAGCCCCTGTTGTACACCATCACCATGTCCCCTAAGGTCTGTTCCCTGCTGATGCTTAGTTCATACGTGATGGGGTTTGCTGGTGCCATGGTCCACACAGGGGACATGGTCAGACTGTCCTTTTGTGATTCCAACGTCATCAACCACTATATGTGTGACATTTTCCCCCTGCTCCAGCTCTCCTGCAGCTGCACCTATGCCAATGAGCTGGTGGATTCCATCACTGTGGGCTCAGTTGTCATAGTATCCagcttcattattttaatttcttatgcttTGATCCTTTCCAGTATCCTCCATATTTCCTCAGCTGAGGGTTGGTCCAAAGCTTTCAGCACCTGTGGCTCCCACATAATAACTGTTGCTCTTTTCTATGGCTCTGGATTGTTCACACATCTCAAGActtcttctgttggttctgtggACCAGGGGAAGTTCTTCTCAGTGTTTTATACCCATGTGGTGCCCATGCTGAACCCCCTCATCTATAGCCTAAGGAACAAGGACATCAAACTTGCTCTGAAGAAAACCCTGAGGAGAACCGCAAATTGAGCAAAGCCAATAAATAGCCCAATAATAAATCATTAGACAAGGGTATAAGTTCT
This genomic stretch from Choloepus didactylus isolate mChoDid1 chromosome 6, mChoDid1.pri, whole genome shotgun sequence harbors:
- the LOC119537410 gene encoding olfactory receptor 143-like; translated protein: MKITPLKTIAMENDSLVTEFILVGFTDQPDLQLSLFFLFLMNYVVTVMGNLSLINLICLNSHLHNPMYFFIFNLSFIDLCHSFVLTPKILTSFVSEKNIISFAGCMAQLFFFCFFVHSECYVLTVMAYDRYMAICKPLLYTITMSPKVCSLLMLSSYVMGFAGAMVHTGDMVRLSFCDSNVINHYMCDIFPLLQLSCSCTYANELVDSITVGSVVIVSSFIILISYALILSSILHISSAEGWSKAFSTCGSHIITVALFYGSGLFTHLKTSSVGSVDQGKFFSVFYTHVVPMLNPLIYSLRNKDIKLALKKTLRRTAN